CTGTGCATAAAGATCGGCAAGAATACTTCAAGTAATAACAAAAGAAAAGTGTCCATGTGAGCAGAGTAAAGTTCCGGGGCATCCTAGAGAGGTTTGTCTCCCAGGGTCACCATAGGGGTTCAAAGGCTGCTGTCGTCGGTGCCGCAGTGGTCGGTGGATGATACGGGATGTACGGCTTGGTTATCGTATAAGTCCTAGCAAAACAACGAAGGTTACCCGTTTTCAGGACACACTGAACTGGCCAGAGAATGATGCAGAAAAGGATAATGATCAATGCCGAAAGGAGGACAATGCGTTTCCAGTCGTCGCACATGGCACAGCGAGACAACCTGCCCATGAAAGTGTCGGGGGGCAGCTCTGGGACTTCTGGTTTGCTCAGGCCCACGTCAATGCTGATGCAATCTGGGTTCTCCGGGTCGGAAGACTGCCTGCAGCACAGCTTGGTACCTTCCATCCAGATGACTTTCTCACGCTGGAGTTCAGGAGGCAAGGTGGACAAGAGCTCCTTGCTCGTCCGGAGACCCGGTGGCCCTTCGAGGGGAATTTCGGTGAGTTGCCGGCAAAAAGGGCATGGCAGCTGATCTTCCACTCTGTTCGCAGGGAGTGCGGCGGTCAAGCGAGCCAGACACTCCAAGCAGAAGGTGTGTTGGCATTCCAAGACCTTAGGAGTCTTGAAAAGGTTGTCGTAGGTGTTGAAGCAGATGGAGCACTCGATAGGGGAGGTGGGCTTGTCTGTCGGCGAGCCGAGCCTCAGTTTGCCATCCACCGGAGACCGTATCGGGGAACATACCCTGGGCCTTCCTTCTGCAGAGGAGCTAAGCGTAGGGGAGGTGATCACAATGGGGCTGAGTGGGATTGGGATTTCGTTCGGTGCAGCTGGGATGGGGCTCAAGGGGCTCATAGGGGGAGATTCTGGCACTTCCGTTTGCCATATTTGGGTGATGCAGGACATGACGGAATCTGCAAAGACAAAGGAAGAGGCATTGAATAACACTCTTGGTATCAACAAGCGCGAGAGTGAGCTGTCAATCAAAAAGTCCCTGGGGTTCAAATCTGGTCTGCGCCACAAACTCACTAGGGGCCTTAGACACGGCGCTCAAACTGGCCCATCTTACGGGGTGGTTGTGAGAAATGCAGTAAGCTTGTGTGCGTGAAATACCTTGGAGGTGCTGGGAAATACTGGTTAAAATTGATGAGGTATTTTGTTCCAAAGCCTAGAATTCTGTAGTTTATGACAGAGGTGGGCTTATTTAAGTCACACAAGGGTTACTTTTCCACTTGATACTATCCTTGAAATCCCCTGGTGTGATATGCATTTAGAATAACATCAGTTGAGACAAAACTAGTCAATGTCCTAGGGATGCAATCTCGCTTCTCAAACTTAGTAGAGTGTACCTTGGCTACATGCAGTAGAAGCCCTTTGTTCTCAGTGAGTTGGCAGAGTTACAAAGCTGCACAGAACCACTTTTCTAGTTCTTTTCGTTAGAAACTatattctagatcaggggtggccatacttgcttcgtgtaagagctgcatagaataaacgtcagatgtttgagagccacaagccctggacatcagatgtttgagagcaggcagacaggcaaatagatgggggagggagagaggtggaaagaaagcaactttaacttagaatgcattctccaagtcagccaatggggcattgggggcttcaagagccacccaataagtgtgaaagagccacagtttggccaccaatGTTCCAGATAGTGAAGTTTAAGCGACAGAGACAGACCTAATCTAATCTACCTTGCATGGGTCTGGacgcagaagatattggatttatatcccgccctccactccgaagagtctcagagcggctcacaatctcctttaccttcctcccccacaacaggcaccctgtgaggtgggtggggctggagagggctctcacagcagctgccctttcaaggacaacctctgccagagctatggctgacccaaggccattccagcagctgcaagtggaggagtggggaatcaaacccggttctcccagataagagtccgcacacttaaccactacaccaaaccggctctccacaccaaaccggcAGTGTTCtgagtgtggggatgtgtcacttggggtggtccaggcttgttttggggtacagcctggccccggTGTTGGtctgtttgagtgtcctgggagCAGCCTGCAcgagaaccgctcattggaccatgaagcaaCGCATGTCCTCTTGAAGGACAGAGTCCCCTGAACACAGGGGTGTATaatatatgggggtccagaccttattttggggttcagagctttcaaaccctcctcagtgtttttggttgaattcatgaataaggAATGGATACGAAACTGGGAATAAGGAACCGCCTTCAGCCTCCATTGCGTCAAAGAAGAGAGCAGTGTGTCCTTTTTCCTTCCCTGTCGTGGCCGCAAGAAGTGCGGTATGAGACAGGGAACAAACGGGAAAGAGGCATTTTCCTGCGTTATCAGTCTACATCAAAGGGACAGTCACcggagagtaaacaggaagaaaacCCACAGGGTTTTGCCTGTCTGTCTCACTGACTTGTTTGCGAACCCACCCTTGGAGGCGAAGGCTTCAGATAGCATCTTGGGTCTTCTCTTCCAACACAATATACACCTTGTCAGCTTTTTCAGTTATCTGTTTTTTTGCTGTTGTAACCTTCTTGGTACCCTGGATGTGCATTGGGTGTGTTTCAAGCATAATGTAGGGAGCATTTATAAGTTGTTGGACTTCATTTATGCTTATAACACTAATGTACTGGGATGCAGATCATGTTGGAAAATACTATGTTTTTATGTGTGGTTGGATTTGGTACCAGCAAACCGACTAACTGGCTTGACTTGTGGAAGGGAAAAGCAAACTCAGAATGGGAGCTCCCAAATCTGAACAGCAGGAGAGCGAAATTTAGAGccattgctaaaaaaaaaacacccctctcTTTTGGGGGCATAATCAGCAACGACTTCCATAAAACTTTGCCCAGCCCAAAACATATGGATATGCTGCAGAATCTAGGACTTACTAGGTTCAGAGTTATATAGGTAATTGTGGATACATCCTATTAGTATTAGTCATTGAGGGACAAAACTATAGAGACATTGCTTTTCTTACTCTTCTTATGAATGGTTCTTGAAAAAGCACTGATTTgccaaataataaaaaataaatatttgccaAATAAACCAGGGactgactttaaaaatattacagccGGTAATTCTGAGAAACCACCACACATATTAGTATGACAGTTTACTGACATAACAATATTCTAGTGCGgaattttttaaagataaaaagcGCCCTAACCTGGCAGGTGTAAGAAATGGGCCATTGCTGGGGACAGGTTTGGGGGAAATGCCATGTGGCTAGGAAAATCTGAATTTTCCCACCTACACAGCTGCTCTACCCATGTTGTGCTGTAACATTTCCTCCAATTTCCCTtcctcaaggcagctcacaaagtggaaacAAAActgcagaatagggttgccaatccccaggtgggggcaggggatcccccggtttggaggccctcccccccttcagggtcatcagaaagcgggaggagggtgggaaatgtctcctgggtgctcatgattccctatggagacttattcccatcgaaaataatggagaatttatccatgggtatctggggctgtgggggccctgttttttgaggtagaggcaccaaaatttcagtatagtatccagtggttCCCCCAAAATAcgccctaagtttcaaaaagattggaccagggggtccaattctatgaacccccaaagaaggtgcccctatcctttattatttcctatggaaggaaggcatttaaaagatgtgtggtcccttgaaatgtgatggccagaactccctttggagttcaattgtgcttggagttcaatcacacccttgctcctggctccacccccaaagtctcctggctccacccccaaagtccccagatatttcttgaattggacttggcaaccctactgcagaaCCATCCACAATAACATGATCAGAAAAATCCACAAAAAAACAAACCAGGGACATAAAAAAACAGTACAAAGCAAACGCATGAGCAGTTTAAAATTATATCCACGAAAGCAgctagaagcagaccataaaagcggcattaaaaaaaaaagcatgcagGCATACAAAACTGGAACTCATCCATTAGCAGCTTAGCTGAAGTGCAATGCTTTGGCGGGGGCCTGAGGAGCACGAAAAGTGTGGTCATTCTTAAACTGAGGGGCCACCACTGCCAAAGTCCTGACGCTGGCTTTCACCTGTCTCTGTAGCTGGGGCTACCTCCAGCACAGCTTGGCCAGAGGATTGTACCTGAGGGTCTGCAAAACATGGGAGTCAGCAGGCAATCCTTACGTTGACATCCACCACCTTATTTTTCACACACACCCAACACCAGCTGCTTTCCCCTCCACCAACTCCCGTCACCACTAGTTCCTCCACACCTGAGCAGGGGAGAAAAGAGCAGAGCAAAGGTAGAAGTGTAAAAAAAGGTCAAAAAGAAACATACCCCAGCCGGTGCTTCTCCTCAGGCGGGAAGAGAGGAGGGCGGCAGTCTCCATGAAACCCACTAAGGGATCTCCCTAGGGTTGAGGAGGTAGTGGTGACGGGGTTGGGCAGcctaagacagacagacagacaaacaaatCCATTCAATGGCCAATAGAGCTGGGCAGGAAAGGCTCTTAACTTGCTATCCTCAGCTGTAGCCATTGACCTAGCCTAGCGCTCCAGGGGTCTTGAAGCGGGGATTTAGTCCACGAGGAGGCCCAAGCACCGCCTGGATGGCTGGAGGCTGAGGGAAGTGGGTGGCCGTGTCTCTCATGCTCTGTAGATTGAAAGCAAGATGGTGGCTCACAAGGAGCCCACTTATTACGCCACAGAGAGCCAATCCCGTTTGAGCAAGGCCTGACACCTCACCCTCCCGGAGCAGATGCTCGTTGAGTTCTAGGCAGTACTGAACTTATCTGAGTTTATTTCAGATGACCATTCCTGACTCAGTTAGCCAGCTTCcaagtggggcctagagatctcccagaattacaactgatgtccgtGCTACAGAGAAAATAGCTCCTTCGGAAGATGGATTATACCCTGCAACGTTTCTTCCTCTTTCTGTGTAACCAGAATATGTCTGAGAGCTTTTGTCTGAACCAAGGCTACCGAGGGGCGCCTGCCAACTCCTGAAGATCTTGACCTTGCAGGGGCTGCTTGCTTGGTAATTATCTTCAAACACgagaggctctctctctctcacacacacacacacacatccatccatccatccatccatccatcatcccgtccgtccatccatccatccatccatccatccatccatccatcatccc
The Heteronotia binoei isolate CCM8104 ecotype False Entrance Well chromosome 18, APGP_CSIRO_Hbin_v1, whole genome shotgun sequence genome window above contains:
- the RNF223 gene encoding RING finger protein 223 isoform X1, producing the protein METAALLSSRLRRSTGWDSVMSCITQIWQTEVPESPPMSPLSPIPAAPNEIPIPLSPIVITSPTLSSSAEGRPRVCSPIRSPVDGKLRLGSPTDKPTSPIECSICFNTYDNLFKTPKVLECQHTFCLECLARLTAALPANRVEDQLPCPFCRQLTEIPLEGPPGLRTSKELLSTLPPELQREKVIWMEGTKLCCRQSSDPENPDCISIDVGLSKPEVPELPPDTFMGRLSRCAMCDDWKRIVLLSALIIILFCIILWPVQCVLKTGNLRCFARTYTITKPYIPYHPPTTAAPTTAAFEPLW
- the RNF223 gene encoding RING finger protein 223 isoform X2; its protein translation is MSCITQIWQTEVPESPPMSPLSPIPAAPNEIPIPLSPIVITSPTLSSSAEGRPRVCSPIRSPVDGKLRLGSPTDKPTSPIECSICFNTYDNLFKTPKVLECQHTFCLECLARLTAALPANRVEDQLPCPFCRQLTEIPLEGPPGLRTSKELLSTLPPELQREKVIWMEGTKLCCRQSSDPENPDCISIDVGLSKPEVPELPPDTFMGRLSRCAMCDDWKRIVLLSALIIILFCIILWPVQCVLKTGNLRCFARTYTITKPYIPYHPPTTAAPTTAAFEPLW